GACCTCGACGATCTGGTCCGGGTCGTCGAGGCCGGACGGGAGGGGCGCGAATCGGAAGCGCGCCGCGCGGAGGAGATCGTGCGGCGCGAGCTGGAGAGCTTCGAGCAATGGAGCATGCAGCGCGACCTTTCGCCGGTGATCGTCGCGGCGCGGGAGAAGCTGGAGACGGTGCGTGCCGCCGAGATCGAGCGCCACCGCGGCGCCCTTTCCACGCTCACCGCGGAGCAGCGCCGCGCCGTGGAGGAGATCACGACCGGGTTGGTGAGCAAGATCCTCCATCCCGCCATACGCGCCGTGAAGCGCGCCGCGCTGGATCCGCACTCCGCCGCCCGCGTGCGTCTCTTCCGGGAGACGCTGGGCCTCGATGCCGGGGCCGAATGGGGGGATCCCCAGGAAGCCCCCGAAGACGCCGGGGACGACGATGACCCTTCGCGCGGAGATTGAGGCCGCTCCTCCTCCGGGACGCCTCGTCCTCGGGACGCGGGGGAGCCGGCTGGCGCTGGCGCAGGCGCGGTGGGTCGAGCGCGAGCTCTCGAGCCGTGCCCCCGGGCTGCAGATAGAGCTGCGCATCATCAAGACCTCCGGGGACCAGGATCCCGACAGGCCCCTCACCTCCGG
This DNA window, taken from Candidatus Polarisedimenticolia bacterium, encodes the following:
- the hemA gene encoding glutamyl-tRNA reductase; amino-acid sequence: RRVLVLGAGKMGEIAARTLKERGAGSLIIVNRSAPRALELAQRLGGAAEPFERLEQVLEEVDIVISSTAAQEPILRAPEVARLMRARKGRPIFLIDIAVPRDIDPKVNTIEHVYLYDLDDLVRVVEAGREGRESEARRAEEIVRRELESFEQWSMQRDLSPVIVAAREKLETVRAAEIERHRGALSTLTAEQRRAVEEITTGLVSKILHPAIRAVKRAALDPHSAARVRLFRETLGLDAGAEWGDPQEAPEDAGDDDDPSRGD